A section of the Cydia amplana chromosome 15, ilCydAmpl1.1, whole genome shotgun sequence genome encodes:
- the LOC134654789 gene encoding carboxypeptidase B-like, which translates to MPEHRLNLDVWAHGGQDNPSTVLVPKAARSLLQDGLEAAGIGYTLAVENVKEELDLEEKLLSEAAAKSNRTSRFGLSFDTIHRYAAVDTYLVELANRYPNLVTVVSAGRSFEGRDIKYLRISTTNFQDRSKPIVYMQSLLHACEWVTLPATLYAIEKLVIDVQEQDLLHNYQLCLKILWFDNVRPSPWGIGEGYRRKR; encoded by the exons ATGCCT GAGCATCGTCTGAACCTGGACGTCTGGGCTCATGGTGGCCAGGATAACCCTTCGACCGTCCTGGTACCGAAGGCAGCTCGGTCTCTGCTGCAGGACGGCTTGGAAGCCGCTGGAATTGGCTACACACTTGCAGTAGAAAATGTTAAAGA GGAATTGGACTTGGAAGAGAAGCTGTTGTCTGAAGCGGCAGCCAAAAGCAACAGGACTAGTAGATTTGGCCTATCCTTCGATACAATCCATAGATATGCTGCT gttgACACTTACCTAGTCGAACTTGCAAATAGGTATCCTAATCTCGTGACAGTGGTGTCTGCGGGAAGAAGCTTTGAAGGTCGTGATATCAAATATTTGAGGATCTCTACCACAAACTTCCAG GACAGGAGCAAACCCATAGTCTACATGCAATCTCTGCTCCATGCTTGTGAATGGGTCACACTGCCTGCCACTCTATACGCCATTGAGAAACTGGTCATAGACGTTCAGGAGCAGGATCTTCTGCACAAT TATCAATTGTGTCTGAAGATATTGTGGTTTGATAATGTAAGACCCAGCCCGTGGGGTATTGGTGAGGGCTATCGACGGAAACGCTGA
- the LOC134654500 gene encoding carboxypeptidase B-like encodes MRLLAVVLLFALAYAKHEKYDGWKSYYVGPASAEQLKALGPILDQYFVDVLSHPIVQREGVVLVAPNHQDGFTKALEALAINYKVHADNVKAALDYDDTLIAAKKARDFIRSGGRNLPYDNYQTLETIDAYLIDIAARFPDTVTLVNPANSFEGRPIYYLKISTTNFQDESKPVIFIDGGIHAREWISPPSVTWMIHKLTEDVTEPDLLENFDWIILPVVNPDGYVYTFSSDRFWRKTRSTDSHVLSSLCPGVDGNRNYDFFWGTVGTSAVPCADTYGGSRAFSEIETRVVRDLLHEYLHRMALYLTMHSYGSMILYGWGHDGSLSPNAFALHSVGVNMATAIDARKLANFPNYIVGNAALVLWYGTAGASEDYAHLIGVPLSYTYELPGLQGGYEGFHLDPIYIEQVCRETWEGIVVGARRAGELFR; translated from the exons ATGAGGTTACTAGCCGTGGTTCTGTTGTTCGCTTTGGCGTATGCCAAGCACGAGAAATATGACGG CTGGAAGTCCTACTACGTGGGACCAGCGTCCGCTGAACAGCTGAAGGCCCTCGGACCGATCCTCGACCAATACTTCGTCGATGTGCTGAGTCACCCCATCGTTCAACGCGAAGGCGTTGTTCTGGTTGCTCCAAATCATCAGGACGGTTTCACCAAGGCTTTAGAAGCCTTGGCTATCAACTACAAAGTGCATGCTGATAATGTAAAAGC TGCCTTGGACTATGACGATACTCTGATTGCGGCTAAGAAGGCACGCGACTTTATAAGGAGTGGCGGAAGAAACCTTCCTTATGACAACTATCAGACTCTAGAAACG atCGACGCTTACCTCATCGACATTGCAGCTCGTTTCCCTGATACCGTCACTTTGGTCAACCCCGCAAATTCCTTCGAAGGCCGCCCCATCTACTACCTGAAGATTTCCACTACAAACTTCCAAGATGAGAGCAAACCCGTGATCTTCATTGATGGCGGTATCCACGCCCGGGAGTGGATCTCCCCACCTTCGGTTACCTGGATGATTCATAAGTTGACTGAAGACGTGACTGAGCCTGACCTTCTGGAGAACTTTGATTGGATCATCCTCCCTGTGGTCAATCCTGATGGATATGTTTACACCTTCTCATCG GATCGTTTCTGGCGCAAAACTCGCTCAACTGACAGCCACGTCTTGAGCAGCTTATGTCCAGGAGTAGACGGCAACCGCAACTATGACTTCTTCTGGGGCACCGTTGGCACCAGCGCCGTACCTTGCGCAGATACATACGGTGGGAGCCGAGCCTTCTCCGAGATCGAAACCAGAGTAGTGAGGGACCTGCTTCATGAATACCTTCACCGTATGGCTTTGTACTTGACCATGCACAGTTACGGTAGCATGATCCTCTACGGATGGGGTCATGACGGATCTCTATCGCCTAACGCTTTCGCTCTCCATTCTGTTGGTGTAAATATGGCTACTGCTATCGATGCCCGGAAACTGGCTAACTTCCCTAACTATATCGTCGGCAACGCAGCCTTGGTGCTCTGGTATGGCACGGCTGGTGCCTCTGAGGACTATGCGCATCTGATCGGTGTCCCGTTGTCTTACACTTATGAGTTGCCTGGTCTCCAGGGTGGTTACGAAGGGTTCCACCTGGATCCTATCTACATCGAGCAGGTCTGCCGCGAGACGTGGGAAGGCATCGTCGTGGGAGCCAGAAGAGCAGGAGAGTTGTTTAGATGA
- the LOC134654501 gene encoding carboxypeptidase B-like, which produces MRLLAVVLLFALAYAKHEKYDGWKSYYVGPASAEQLKALGPILDQYFVDVLSHPIVQREGVVLVAPNHQDGFTKALEDLAIDYKVHADNVKAALDYDDTLIAAKKARDFIRSGGRNLPYDNYQTLETIDAYLIDIAARFPDTVTLVNPANSFEDRPIYYLKISTTNFQDESKPVIFIDGGIHAREWVSPPSVTWMIHKLTEDITEPDLLEKFDWIILPVVNPDGYAFTFSSDRFWRKTRSTDSHAWSTLCPGVDGNRNYDFFWNTVGTSASPCVETYGGSQAFSEIETRVVRDLLHEYLHRMALYLTMHSYGSMILYGWGHDGSLSPNAFALHTVGVSMAAAIDARKLPNFHNYIVGNAALVLWYGASGASEDYAHLIGVPLAYTYELPGLQGGFEGFHLDPIYIEQVCRETWEGIVVGARRAGELFR; this is translated from the exons ATGAGGTTACTAGCCGTGGTTCTGTTGTTCGCTTTGGCGTATGCCAAGCACGAGAAATATGACGG CTGGAAGTCCTACTACGTGGGACCAGCGTCCGCTGAACAGCTGAAGGCCCTCGGACCGATCCTCGACCAATACTTCGTCGATGTGCTGAGTCACCCCATCGTTCAACGCGAAGGCGTTGTTCTGGTTGCTCCAAATCATCAGGACGGTTTCACCAAGGCTTTAGAAGACTTAGCTATCGACTACAAGGTGCATGCTGATAATGTAAAAGC TGCCTTAGACTACGACGATACACTGATTGCGGCTAAGAAGGCACGCGATTTCATAAGGAGTGGCGGAAGAAACCTCCCTTATGACAACTATCAAACTCTAGAAACG atCGACGCTTACCTCATCGACATTGCAGCTCGTTTCCCTGATACCGTCACTTTGGTCAACCCCGCAAATTCCTTCGAAGACCGCCCCATCTACTACCTGAAGATTTCCACCACAAACTTCCAAGATGAGAGCAAACCCGTGATCTTCATTGATGGCGGTATCCACGCCCGGGAGTGGGTCTCCCCACCTTCGGTTACCTGGATGATTCATAAGTTGACTGAAGACATAACTGAGCCTGACCTTCTGGAGAAATTTGATTGGATCATCCTGCCTGTGGTCAATCCTGATGGATATGCTTTCACCTTCTCATCG GATCGTTTCTGGCGCAAAACTCGCTCAACTGACAGCCACGCTTGGAGCACCTTATGTCCAGGAGTAGACGGCAACCGCAACTATGACTTCTTCTGGAACACCGTTGGCACCAGCGCCTCACCTTGCGTAGAGACATACGGCGGGAGCCAAGCCTTCTCCGAGATCGAAACTAGAGTAGTGAGGGACCTGCTTCATGAATACCTTCACCGCATGGCTTTGTACTTGACCATGCACAGTTACGGTAGCATGATCCTCTACGGATGGGGTCATGACGGATCTCTATCACCTAACGCTTTCGCTCTCCATACTGTTGGTGTCAGTATGGCTGCCGCTATCGATGCCCGGAAACTGCCTAACTTCCATAACTACATCGTCGGCAACGCAGCCTTGGTGCTCTGGTATGGCGCGTCCGGGGCCTCTGAGGACTATGCGCATCTGATCGGTGTCCCGTTAGCTTACACTTATGAGTTGCCTGGTCTCCAGGGTGGTTTCGAAGGATTCCACCTGGATCCTATCTACATCGAGCAGGTCTGCCGCGAGACGTGGGAAGGCATCGTCGTGGGAGCCAGAAGAGCAGGAGAGTTGTTTAGATGA
- the LOC134654788 gene encoding carboxypeptidase B-like — translation MLFLFLTSVVPLVVAKNELYMGHKVYNVKLTSQQQQENLNLLKADIIDYWIKPNFKYDFTGLAMVPPSHFSWFEERLDELEIDKEIVIEDVYEYLTAKESSVTKKVSSNAFKNEYPNETDGSDGEGDENDRNEENNVTGEDEIDGNETEETNFTDEDENGGNETEETNFIDEDGDGGDEIEETNVTDEDRDDGDETEETDVTDEDGDGGDETEETNATDEDGDGGVETEETNVTDEDGDDGDETEETNVTDEDGDGGDETEETNVTDEDDRTEEIDVTEESEEDDITFDFDGYYRYNTVSTLLQNCNILISNLTHSNGVTILTRYPCFQILNYIYKIRDAYEDSQTASIKVVEFASTDLNRPLVYLKLSRTGGEENKPIIVIEGGINPRQWITIPSAFKIVEEVLESNQARYLDNFDWIVVPVVNPDGYEYTHTDLRLWEKNLSTKSNLGFICPGVNINRNFNIDWSRADSSSSACSHLYAGTGANSEIETQLIQSIVDTYRDRISMYISLQNGGGYISYPWQYEFAASGTFRQNHLLAMGMVAAMQDEYHLDIASVAYGDRASGTSSDYARINDVLYAFNIDIVRRGTDGVIVPENEIVDIVEDVWRAVAVAADNLIN, via the exons GCACAAAGTTTACAATGTTAAACTCACGTCACAACAGCAGCAGGAGAATTTAAATCTGTTAAAAGCAGATATAATAGACTACTGGATAAAGCCAAACTTCAAGTATGACTTTACAGGGTTAGCCATGGTGCCTCCCTCACACTTCAGCTGGTTTGAGGAAAGGCTTGATGAGCTGGAAATCGATAAAGAAATTGTAATTGAAGACGTATACGA aTACTTAACTGCCAAGGAATCAAGTGTCACAAAGAAGGTATCAAGCAACGCTTTTAAAAACGAATACCCAAATGAAACAGACGGATCCGATGGCGAGGGAGATGAAAACGATAGAAATGAAGAAAATAACGTCACTGGCGAAGACGAAATTGATGGCAATGAAACTGAAGAAACAAATTTCACTGACGAAGACGAAAATGGTGGCAATGAAACTGAGGAAACTAATTTCATTGATGAAGATGGGGACGGTGGCGATGAAATCGAAGAAACTAACGTCACTGATGAAGATCGGGACGATGGTGATGAAACTGAGGAAACTGATGTCACTGATGAAGATGGGGACGGTGGCGATGAAACCGAAGAAACTAACGCCACTGATGAAGATGGGGATGGTGGCGTTGAAACCGAAGAAACTAACGTCACTGATGAAGATGGGGACGATGGCGATGAAACTGAAGAAACTAACGTCACTGATGAAGATGGGGACGGTGGCGATGAAACCGAAGAAACCAACGTCACTGATGAAGACGATAGAACCGAAGAGATTGACGTAACCGAGGAAAGTGAAGAGGATGACATCACTTTTGATTTTGACGGTTATTATCGATACAACACAGTTAGTACCTTACTACA AAACTGTAACATACTTATATCAAATTTAACTCACTCAAATGGTGTAACAATTCTAACCCGGTATCCTTGTTTTCAGATACTGAACTACATATACAAAATACGCGATGCATATGAAGATTCTCAGACCGCTTCTATTAAAGTTGTAGAATTTGCTTCAACTGATCTTAACAGACCTTTAGTATATCTAAAATTAAGCAGAACCGGTGGCGAAGAAAACAAGCCCATTATTGTTATCGAGGGAGGAATAAATCCAAGGCAATGGATCACTATACCCTCTGCTTTTAAGATTGTAGAAGAAGTATTAGAAAGTAACCAAGCGAGATATTTAGATAATTTTGATTGGATTGTCGTACCTGTAGTAAATCCTGATGGATATGAATACACGCATACTGAC CTTCGTCTTTGGGAGAAGAACCTCAGCACGAAAAGCAATTTGGGCTTCATATGTCCTGGCGTCAATATCAACAGAAATTTCAATATCGACTGGTCCAGAGCCGATTCTAGTTCCAGTGCTTGTAGTCACCTTTATGCTGGCACTGGAGCGAACTCTGAAATTGAAACCCAATTAATTCAAAGTATCGTAGATACTTACAGAGATCGGATCAGCATGTACATTTCTCTACAGAATGGTGGAGGCTATATCTCTTATCCTTGGCAGTATGAATTCGCTGCAAGTGGCACATTCAGACAAAACCATTTGCTTGCCATGGGAATGGTAGCAGCAATGCAAGATGAATATCATCTGGATATAGCATCAGTAGCTTACGGAGATAGAGCGTCTGGTACGAGTTCAGATTATGCTAGAATTAATGATGTGCTGTATGCTTTTAATATTGATATTGTTAGACGAGGAACTGACGGAGTTATTGTACCAGAAAATGAAATTGTTGACATTGTCGAAGATGTTTGGCGTGCTGTGGCTGTCGcagctgataatttgataaactaa